From the Lathyrus oleraceus cultivar Zhongwan6 chromosome 4, CAAS_Psat_ZW6_1.0, whole genome shotgun sequence genome, one window contains:
- the LOC127135915 gene encoding uncharacterized protein LOC127135915, translated as MEENSMEKDGLLEVDLKIKETKDQDEKVILPPVKEKEKVPKPVIKLPYPPRQKKKDQHENFFEKFLEMFKKLEINIPFSEALEQMPIYAKFMKEIISKKHSTDMDPIILTETCSAILQGMKIPVKKKARGSVTIPCTIGDRKFKKALINLGASVNLMPLSVYKKLGIDTVQDTRMTLQFADRSVRQPYGIVEDVLVKID; from the coding sequence ATGGAGGAAAACAGTATGGAAAAAGATGGATTGTTAGAAGTGGATTTAAAAATCAAGGAAACCAAGGACCAAGATGAAAAAGTGATACTACCACCTGTCAAGGAGAAAGAAAAGGTTCCAAAACCAGtcatcaaactcccttaccctccaaGACAGAAAAAGAAAGATCAACATGAGAATTTTTTTGAGAAGTTCCTGGAAATGTTCAAAAAGCTGGAAATAAACATCCCTTTTTCTGaggcattagaacaaatgccaatatatgccaagttcatgaaagaaATCATCTCCAAGAAGCATTCCACTGATATGGACCCGATCATCCTAACTGAAACATGTAGTGCcattctccaaggcatgaaaatcccagtgaaaaagaaagCCAGGGGGTCGGTTACTATTCcatgcactattggtgatagaaaattcaagaaggctctgattaACTTAGGAGCAAGTGTAAACCTGATGCCACTATCCGTCTATAAAAAATTAGGCATTGACACtgttcaagatactcgaatgacaCTTCAGTTTGCGGATCGCTCGGTTAGGCAACCCTATGGGATTGTGGAAGAcgttcttgtaaaaattgactag